The Streptomyces europaeiscabiei genome window below encodes:
- a CDS encoding AAA family ATPase, with protein sequence MPIPFPDAGTGPDPDHISSQLDIAGDLLSLLRTTTTEPRPDTQLEALTLAVAADLPVLLWGEPGIGKTAALTQLAAALDLPLTTVIASVHEPSDFSGLPIVGDDPAEQGVPMAPPDWAVRLVRAGRGLLFLDELSTAPPAVQAALLRLVLERRIGALQLPPGVRIVAAANPRSSAADGWELSPPLANRFVHLQWTHDHEVVVRGLGGTWPRATLPRLAPERLSEAVDFARRAVCALLAARPKLVHQLPSSETRRGGPWPSPRSWEMTLHLIAFATASGVSRDVLSLLVRGTVGDGPGLELLAGLDRLDLPDPETLLADPAGADLPQRGDLRQAVLDGVVAAVRARPEKDRWDAAWALLVRALETGAPDLVVVPATTLASLRRDDWDVPAAIESLAGVVTLSRRADEAAARAKTATRARR encoded by the coding sequence ATGCCCATCCCCTTCCCCGATGCCGGTACCGGCCCCGACCCCGACCACATCTCCTCCCAACTCGACATAGCGGGCGACCTGTTGAGCCTGCTGCGCACCACGACCACCGAACCGCGCCCCGACACACAGCTGGAGGCGCTGACCCTGGCCGTCGCCGCGGATCTGCCCGTACTGCTGTGGGGTGAGCCGGGGATCGGCAAGACCGCGGCGCTGACACAGCTCGCCGCCGCCCTGGATCTTCCGCTGACGACCGTGATCGCCAGCGTGCACGAGCCGTCCGACTTCTCGGGGCTGCCGATCGTGGGAGACGACCCGGCCGAGCAGGGTGTGCCGATGGCACCGCCGGACTGGGCGGTGCGGCTGGTGCGGGCCGGCCGGGGGCTGCTGTTCCTGGACGAGCTGTCGACTGCGCCGCCCGCCGTTCAGGCCGCGCTGCTCAGGCTGGTGCTGGAGCGGAGGATCGGCGCGCTCCAACTACCTCCCGGCGTGCGGATCGTGGCCGCCGCCAACCCTCGTTCCTCGGCGGCCGACGGCTGGGAGCTGAGCCCGCCGCTGGCCAACCGGTTCGTGCACCTGCAGTGGACGCACGACCACGAGGTCGTCGTACGGGGTCTCGGCGGGACCTGGCCGCGGGCCACCCTGCCGCGGCTCGCGCCGGAGCGGCTGTCGGAGGCGGTGGACTTCGCCCGCCGCGCGGTGTGCGCGCTGCTGGCCGCGCGCCCCAAACTCGTACATCAGCTGCCCAGCAGCGAGACCCGCCGGGGCGGGCCGTGGCCGTCGCCCCGCAGCTGGGAGATGACACTGCATCTGATCGCCTTCGCGACCGCCTCCGGCGTCTCACGCGATGTGCTCTCCCTGCTGGTCAGGGGCACCGTGGGCGACGGTCCGGGGCTGGAGCTGCTGGCCGGCCTGGACCGGCTCGACCTCCCTGATCCGGAAACCCTGCTCGCCGATCCGGCGGGGGCGGACCTGCCCCAGCGGGGCGATCTGCGGCAGGCCGTGCTCGACGGCGTGGTCGCCGCGGTCCGGGCGCGGCCGGAGAAGGACCGCTGGGACGCGGCGTGGGCGCTGCTGGTCCGGGCGCTGGAGACCGGGGCCCCTGATCTGGTGGTCGTCCCCGCGACCACCCTCGCCTCGCTGCGCCGCGACGACTGGGACGTTCCGGCGGCGATCGAGAGCCTCGCCGGAGTGGTCACCCTGTCCCGCAGGGCCGACGAGGCGGCGGCCCGTGCCAAGACGGCGACACGGGCCCGCCGATGA
- a CDS encoding vWA domain-containing protein, translating into MSTDMGTEVSTLTGAEAGTGVRPGSAGTRGLDFDKLFTARLQAARARPYLATALFALHTVESRQVPTMGVDRYWRCYVSPDFVDRTPVEELAGVWVHEVSHLLRDHHGRSDRVAKERGLTGPGERLRMNIAADCEINDDAFGDGLVKPQGVVDPAYLRLPEGQLMEDYLRRFQLGSQTLEFAWLDCGSGADGLEREWELGPDGAHGLSEQERDAVRFRVAQGITGRPGSAPEGWKRWAEEAFHPPQPWRALLGAAVRSAASAPGAGEDYSYGRPSRRSAGVPGTVLPSLRRRPPHVSVIIDTSGSVSDTELGSALLEVAAISRAVGGRRDLVTVVPCDAAARIAHPLCKAEGIPLLGGGGTNLRAGFAKALRSHPRPDVIVVLTDGQTPWPGSRPPCRTVVGLFPRHHRRNTWNEDDPDYVPDSPPDWARVVEIG; encoded by the coding sequence ATGAGCACCGACATGGGTACGGAGGTGAGCACCCTCACGGGTGCGGAGGCTGGTACCGGTGTGAGGCCCGGTTCGGCGGGCACGCGGGGCCTGGACTTCGACAAGCTCTTCACCGCCCGGCTGCAGGCGGCGCGGGCCCGCCCCTATCTGGCGACGGCGCTGTTCGCGCTGCACACCGTCGAGTCCCGGCAGGTGCCCACCATGGGGGTGGACCGGTACTGGCGGTGCTACGTCTCCCCGGACTTCGTGGACCGTACGCCGGTGGAGGAACTGGCCGGGGTGTGGGTGCACGAGGTGTCGCATCTGTTGCGCGACCATCACGGACGCAGCGACCGGGTCGCCAAGGAGCGTGGGCTGACCGGTCCCGGGGAGCGGCTGCGGATGAACATCGCCGCCGACTGCGAGATCAACGACGACGCGTTCGGCGACGGGCTGGTCAAGCCCCAGGGGGTCGTCGATCCGGCGTACCTGAGGCTGCCCGAGGGGCAGTTGATGGAGGACTATCTGCGCCGGTTTCAACTGGGGTCGCAAACACTGGAGTTCGCGTGGCTGGACTGCGGCAGTGGCGCCGACGGTCTGGAACGGGAGTGGGAGCTGGGGCCGGACGGGGCGCACGGCCTGAGCGAGCAGGAACGGGACGCGGTCCGGTTCCGGGTGGCTCAGGGCATCACCGGCCGTCCGGGGTCCGCGCCCGAGGGCTGGAAGCGCTGGGCGGAGGAGGCGTTCCATCCGCCGCAGCCGTGGCGCGCGTTGCTGGGCGCGGCGGTCCGGTCGGCGGCCTCCGCGCCCGGCGCGGGCGAGGACTACAGCTACGGCCGGCCGTCGCGGCGCTCGGCCGGCGTGCCGGGAACCGTGCTGCCGAGCCTGCGGCGCCGGCCGCCCCATGTCTCCGTGATCATCGACACCTCCGGGTCGGTGAGTGACACGGAGCTGGGCAGCGCGCTCCTGGAGGTCGCGGCGATCTCCCGCGCCGTGGGCGGCCGAAGGGACCTCGTCACCGTCGTCCCGTGCGACGCGGCGGCCCGGATCGCCCACCCGCTGTGCAAGGCCGAGGGGATCCCCCTGCTGGGCGGCGGCGGTACGAACCTGCGCGCCGGCTTCGCCAAGGCACTCCGCAGTCACCCCAGGCCCGACGTCATCGTGGTCCTCACCGACGGACAGACCCCCTGGCCCGGCTCCCGGCCACCCTGCCGGACGGTGGTCGGCCTGTTCCCGCGCCATCACCGGAGGAATACGTGGAACGAGGACGACCCCGACTACGTACCGGACTCACCGCCGGACTGGGCCCGTGTGGTCGAGATCGGTTGA
- a CDS encoding ATP-grasp domain-containing protein, with protein MAHLLVVESWVGSMSRLLPRAIREGGHEFTFLTRNLHHYLRSAPEGTAHPLLGARNVVTADTNDVDTLLPEAERLHSVFAFDGVVSSCDYYLPTVARIAGHLGLPGPGPEAVENACRKDATRRVLADADVPGPRFALHEEWADIARAAREIGYPLVVKPVDLCAGMYVRRVDDEAELASAVRSLADFPLNARGQRRVPAVLLEELLTGPEVSVETVSYAGAVYVVGVTDKSIGGAPAFIETGHMFPAALTGADVEAAEQTALGALKALGLTDGVVAHTEIKLTPAGPRVVEVNPRPAGNRITELVRHVTGIDLAAAAVEVALGREPDLRRRETGLRSAAVGFLVPETSGTLEALDGGGLADLADVLEVQLAEPGRQVRSAGSNNEYLGHVMVGDPAGPGARGRVEELLGELRSGLVIR; from the coding sequence GTGGCTCATCTGTTGGTGGTCGAGAGCTGGGTCGGATCGATGAGCAGACTGCTGCCACGGGCCATCCGGGAGGGCGGGCACGAGTTCACCTTCCTCACCCGCAACCTGCACCACTACCTGCGCTCGGCCCCCGAGGGCACGGCCCATCCGCTGCTCGGCGCGCGGAACGTGGTCACGGCCGACACCAACGACGTCGACACCCTCCTTCCGGAGGCGGAACGCCTGCACTCGGTGTTCGCCTTCGACGGGGTCGTCTCGTCCTGCGACTACTACCTGCCGACGGTCGCCCGGATCGCCGGGCACCTCGGCCTCCCCGGGCCGGGCCCGGAGGCCGTCGAGAACGCCTGCCGCAAGGACGCCACCCGCCGCGTCCTCGCCGACGCCGACGTGCCCGGACCCCGTTTCGCCCTCCACGAGGAGTGGGCCGACATCGCCCGGGCGGCGCGGGAGATCGGCTATCCGCTGGTCGTCAAGCCCGTCGACCTGTGCGCGGGCATGTACGTGCGACGCGTGGACGACGAGGCCGAACTCGCCTCCGCCGTACGATCATTGGCCGACTTCCCACTGAACGCGCGCGGGCAGCGAAGGGTACCCGCCGTCCTCCTCGAAGAGCTGCTGACCGGGCCCGAGGTGAGCGTAGAGACCGTGTCGTACGCGGGAGCCGTGTACGTCGTGGGCGTGACCGACAAGAGCATCGGCGGGGCACCCGCGTTCATCGAGACCGGACACATGTTCCCCGCGGCCCTGACGGGCGCCGACGTGGAGGCCGCCGAGCAGACCGCCCTGGGCGCGCTCAAGGCGCTCGGGCTGACCGACGGCGTCGTGGCCCACACCGAGATCAAGCTGACCCCGGCCGGTCCGCGCGTGGTCGAGGTCAACCCCCGGCCTGCCGGGAACCGCATCACCGAGCTGGTCCGCCATGTCACCGGCATCGACCTCGCGGCGGCCGCCGTGGAGGTCGCCCTCGGCCGCGAGCCCGATCTGCGGCGCCGGGAGACGGGGCTGCGCAGTGCCGCAGTCGGCTTCCTCGTACCGGAGACCTCGGGCACGCTCGAAGCACTGGACGGCGGCGGGCTCGCCGACCTGGCGGACGTGTTGGAGGTTCAGCTCGCCGAGCCGGGGCGACAGGTCAGGTCGGCCGGCAGCAACAACGAGTATCTCGGCCATGTCATGGTGGGCGACCCGGCCGGGCCGGGCGCGCGCGGGCGGGTCGAGGAGCTCTTGGGCGAGCTGCGCTCCGGGCTGGTGATCCGGTGA
- a CDS encoding Rossmann-like domain-containing protein: protein MTAVAPVAGVATYEELLEHSRTGLLGPDPRTLRVAVAFVTRQAVRHDGRGTGYRNEVLSLRLAGAVGSCAVEPGALPDAAIDDCVGADIARLLEHPLLPVRVAALDAYLMHVGPHTPENGAHPFPLSGGTSLEKSRARARAVVELLDLPTGATVLVVGVVNSLLEDLRSRGLRYVPCDLKGGVTEWGEEVVTDALGAADRCDALLVSGMTLGNGSFEPLRRHALSHGKQLVMFAQTGSAVLPRFLGHGVSAVCAEPYPFFWLDAGPGTLHRYRLDGADACSASRPASGDGQ from the coding sequence GTGACCGCGGTCGCGCCGGTGGCCGGCGTCGCCACGTACGAGGAGCTGCTGGAGCACTCCCGTACCGGCCTGCTCGGCCCGGACCCGCGGACGTTGCGCGTCGCGGTGGCGTTCGTGACGCGGCAGGCGGTGCGGCACGACGGGCGGGGCACCGGCTATCGCAATGAGGTGCTCAGTCTGCGACTCGCCGGCGCCGTGGGGTCCTGTGCGGTCGAACCCGGTGCCCTGCCGGACGCCGCGATCGACGACTGTGTCGGCGCCGACATCGCCCGGCTCCTGGAGCATCCGCTCCTCCCGGTGCGGGTGGCCGCGCTGGACGCCTATCTGATGCATGTCGGCCCGCACACACCGGAGAACGGGGCACACCCCTTCCCGCTGTCGGGCGGTACGTCGCTGGAGAAGTCGCGGGCGCGGGCGCGGGCCGTCGTCGAGCTGCTCGATCTGCCGACGGGCGCCACGGTGCTCGTGGTCGGGGTCGTCAACTCCCTGCTGGAGGACTTGCGTTCACGGGGCCTTCGCTATGTGCCGTGCGATCTGAAGGGCGGGGTCACCGAGTGGGGCGAGGAGGTCGTCACCGACGCGCTCGGGGCGGCCGACCGATGTGACGCTCTGCTGGTCTCCGGGATGACGTTGGGCAACGGCAGCTTCGAGCCGCTGCGGCGGCACGCGCTGTCGCACGGCAAGCAGTTGGTGATGTTCGCGCAGACGGGCAGTGCGGTGCTGCCCCGGTTCCTCGGTCACGGGGTGAGCGCGGTGTGCGCGGAGCCGTACCCCTTCTTCTGGCTGGACGCGGGGCCGGGCACGCTGCACCGCTACCGCCTGGACGGAGCAGACGCCTGCTCGGCTTCCCGTCCGGCATCGGGGGACGGCCAGTGA
- a CDS encoding PLP-dependent cysteine synthase family protein, whose amino-acid sequence MTSSTVLRAVARPELLSLVGRTPLARVTADLPGPQPGFWAKLEGLAAGGMKARAAVSMLLGARERGELLPGAPVVESTSGTLGIGLAFAGQALGHPVVLVGDSELEPSMRQLLRSHGVRLELVDRPAPQGGWQAARLARLRELLAVLPGAYWPDQYNNPDNTAGYASLAAELAVQLDHLDILVCSVGTGGHSAGIIGPLRRHWPALRLVGVDSTGSTIFGQPARPRLMRGLGSSIHPRNVAYDAFDEVHWVGPAEAVDSCRRLARGSFVSGGWSTGAVALVAAWAARVHPGAVVATVFPDGPHRYLGSVYDDDFATAHGIDPASAAVRPVEIPHPGAAEAVGWVRCGRVRDPLEVPHEVPRPEESL is encoded by the coding sequence GTGACGTCGTCGACCGTCCTGCGTGCGGTCGCCCGCCCGGAGTTGCTGTCCCTCGTCGGGCGGACGCCGCTGGCGCGCGTGACCGCCGATCTGCCCGGCCCCCAGCCGGGGTTCTGGGCCAAGTTGGAAGGGCTCGCGGCGGGCGGCATGAAGGCGCGGGCCGCCGTGTCCATGCTGCTGGGTGCCCGGGAGCGCGGTGAACTGCTGCCCGGTGCCCCCGTGGTGGAGTCGACGTCCGGCACGCTGGGCATCGGACTGGCCTTCGCGGGACAGGCGCTCGGCCATCCCGTCGTGCTGGTCGGCGACAGTGAACTGGAGCCGTCCATGCGGCAGTTGCTGCGCTCCCACGGAGTACGGCTGGAGCTGGTGGACCGCCCGGCACCCCAGGGCGGCTGGCAGGCGGCACGCCTCGCGCGGCTGCGGGAGCTGCTCGCCGTACTGCCGGGAGCATATTGGCCCGACCAGTACAACAACCCCGACAACACCGCCGGGTACGCCTCGCTCGCCGCCGAACTCGCCGTCCAGCTCGATCACTTGGACATCCTGGTGTGCAGCGTCGGCACCGGCGGCCACAGTGCGGGCATCATCGGCCCGCTGCGGCGGCACTGGCCCGCACTGCGCCTCGTCGGCGTCGACTCCACCGGCTCGACGATCTTCGGCCAGCCCGCCCGGCCGAGGCTGATGCGCGGCCTGGGCAGCAGCATCCATCCGCGCAACGTGGCCTACGACGCCTTCGACGAGGTGCACTGGGTGGGCCCGGCGGAGGCCGTCGACAGCTGTCGCCGTCTCGCGCGGGGCAGCTTCGTCAGCGGCGGCTGGAGCACCGGCGCGGTCGCGCTCGTCGCCGCCTGGGCGGCCCGCGTCCACCCGGGCGCCGTCGTCGCCACCGTCTTCCCCGACGGCCCGCACCGCTACCTCGGCAGCGTCTACGACGACGACTTCGCCACCGCCCACGGCATCGACCCCGCCTCCGCCGCCGTCCGGCCCGTCGAGATCCCCCATCCCGGCGCCGCCGAGGCCGTCGGCTGGGTCCGGTGCGGCAGGGTCCGCGACCCGCTCGAGGTCCCCCATGAGGTCCCCCGTCCGGAAGAGAGTCTGTGA
- a CDS encoding mandelate racemase/muconate lactonizing enzyme family protein — protein sequence MKVTQRTVRLELAEPLRISRSTMAARDAVWLTVEDDDGVQGHGEAVTSVYYGLDTDTLERLFADVAADLIRFRDPQSALEALRDGGTAGSPQTPPAVTAAVGAALLDLAGKRAGRPVHRLLGAPSAPVAATARTIGITSPMRAAAEARRLAASGFEVVKVKAGAPDPEDDVERVRVVRDAAPRVRLLLDPNGAWTQAQAVALLPRFAELGVEAVEQPVAPGDPDALAALAEHSPLPVIADEDAVGLEDVRRLAGRVHGVNVKLAKCGGVHAALRIAEAIEGSGTELMLGCLTASSLGLAPAVHLADRARWVDLDGHLLLADDPWTGIGGADGFVRTTDAPGLGVRLRATDETGETRRADVA from the coding sequence GTGAAGGTCACCCAGCGCACCGTACGTCTCGAACTCGCCGAGCCGTTGCGCATCTCCCGCTCCACCATGGCCGCACGTGACGCGGTGTGGCTGACCGTCGAGGACGACGACGGGGTGCAAGGCCACGGTGAGGCCGTCACCAGCGTCTACTACGGCCTCGACACCGACACCCTGGAACGCCTGTTCGCGGACGTCGCCGCGGACCTCATACGGTTCCGCGATCCGCAGAGCGCGCTGGAGGCGCTGCGGGACGGCGGGACGGCCGGTTCCCCGCAGACTCCGCCGGCCGTGACCGCCGCCGTCGGCGCCGCGCTCCTCGATCTGGCCGGCAAGCGGGCGGGCAGACCCGTTCACCGTCTGCTGGGCGCTCCGTCCGCTCCGGTGGCCGCGACCGCCCGAACCATCGGCATCACCTCGCCGATGCGTGCCGCGGCCGAGGCCCGCCGGCTGGCCGCGAGCGGCTTCGAGGTCGTCAAGGTCAAGGCCGGGGCGCCGGACCCGGAGGACGACGTCGAACGCGTACGGGTCGTCCGCGACGCCGCACCCCGGGTGAGACTGCTTCTCGACCCCAACGGCGCCTGGACGCAGGCGCAGGCGGTCGCCCTGCTGCCGCGCTTCGCGGAACTGGGCGTGGAGGCGGTCGAGCAGCCCGTCGCTCCGGGCGATCCGGACGCGCTCGCCGCCCTGGCCGAGCACTCGCCGCTGCCCGTCATCGCCGACGAGGACGCCGTGGGGCTGGAGGACGTGCGTCGTCTGGCGGGGCGGGTGCACGGGGTCAACGTCAAGCTCGCCAAGTGCGGCGGCGTCCACGCGGCACTGCGGATCGCCGAGGCGATCGAGGGCAGCGGCACCGAGCTGATGCTCGGCTGCCTCACCGCCAGCAGCCTCGGTCTCGCACCGGCCGTCCACCTCGCCGACCGGGCCCGCTGGGTGGACCTCGACGGGCATCTCCTGCTCGCCGACGACCCGTGGACCGGGATAGGCGGCGCCGACGGGTTCGTACGGACAACCGACGCACCGGGACTGGGAGTTCGACTCCGCGCGACCGACGAAACGGGGGAGACACGCCGTGCAGACGTGGCATGA
- a CDS encoding MFS transporter: MQTWHEIRRFPFAVRLLLVNQLGVNIGFYLLIPYLATHLTENLGMSAAVVGIVLGVRNLSQQGLFIIGGSASDRLGARGVIIAGCALRTVGFGLFALGDGLPVLLAASVLSGLAGALFNPAVRAYLSQEAGERKAEAFALFNVFATTGALIGPLLGSVLLLVDFRTSALTAAAIFAVLTVAQALVLPARKVEPSGGGVLGDWREVLGNRAFLAFALAMIGMFTLENQLYLLLPAGAREATGWDGAAGLVFLVGTLANLTLQLRITKALKSRGDRARWIGVGLAVTGLAFLPPAVGAGLGTSGWLAAVPVLLGALLLYLGLMIASPFVMELIPRFGRPELTGTYFGIFYVVSGIAAAVGNTFVGWAMDAGERGGHVWLPWVCCALFGLLSAAGVARLRRLGALPANPAAVLPASAGEKSSA; this comes from the coding sequence GTGCAGACGTGGCATGAGATACGCCGCTTCCCGTTCGCGGTCCGCCTCCTGCTGGTCAATCAGCTCGGCGTCAACATCGGTTTCTACCTCCTGATCCCCTACCTCGCCACCCACCTCACCGAGAACCTGGGCATGTCCGCGGCCGTCGTCGGCATCGTCCTGGGCGTCCGGAACCTCAGCCAGCAGGGCCTGTTCATCATCGGGGGCTCCGCCTCGGACCGGCTCGGCGCGCGGGGCGTGATCATCGCCGGGTGCGCACTGCGGACCGTCGGGTTCGGGCTGTTCGCACTCGGCGACGGGCTGCCGGTGCTGCTTGCCGCGTCGGTGCTCAGCGGGCTCGCCGGGGCTCTGTTCAACCCGGCGGTGCGGGCGTATCTGTCGCAGGAGGCCGGGGAGCGCAAGGCCGAGGCGTTCGCGCTGTTCAACGTCTTCGCGACGACGGGGGCCCTGATCGGGCCACTGCTGGGCAGCGTACTGCTGCTCGTGGACTTCCGTACGTCCGCGCTGACCGCCGCCGCGATCTTCGCGGTCCTCACCGTCGCGCAGGCCCTCGTCCTGCCCGCGCGGAAGGTCGAGCCGAGCGGGGGCGGTGTCCTCGGGGACTGGCGGGAGGTTCTCGGCAACCGGGCCTTCCTGGCGTTCGCGCTCGCCATGATCGGCATGTTCACCCTGGAGAACCAGCTGTACCTGCTGCTGCCCGCCGGGGCACGGGAGGCCACCGGCTGGGACGGCGCGGCCGGTCTCGTCTTCCTCGTCGGCACGCTCGCCAATCTCACGCTTCAACTGCGCATCACCAAGGCGCTCAAGTCGCGCGGCGACAGGGCCCGTTGGATCGGTGTGGGGCTCGCCGTGACGGGCCTGGCGTTCCTGCCACCGGCCGTGGGGGCAGGTCTCGGCACCTCCGGGTGGCTCGCCGCCGTACCCGTCCTGCTCGGCGCGCTCCTCCTCTACCTCGGCCTCATGATCGCCTCGCCGTTCGTGATGGAGCTGATCCCCCGCTTCGGTCGCCCCGAGCTGACCGGCACGTACTTCGGGATCTTCTACGTCGTCTCGGGCATCGCCGCGGCCGTCGGCAACACCTTCGTCGGGTGGGCCATGGACGCCGGGGAGCGGGGAGGCCATGTGTGGCTGCCCTGGGTGTGCTGCGCGCTGTTCGGGCTGCTCTCGGCGGCCGGCGTCGCCCGGCTGCGCCGACTGGGGGCACTGCCCGCGAACCCCGCGGCCGTCCTCCCCGCCTCGGCCGGCGAGAAGAGCAGCGCATGA
- a CDS encoding class I SAM-dependent DNA methyltransferase has product MTHGNLLTDNPELYEARFPDPERLAGRWAEDCLRRHGAGPRVLDMGCGTGRDAAHLHGAGRTVTGADLSEAMLAHARARHPGPAYVRADLHGFDLGRAAFDAVVCLDSSLLYCHTDTELDGFLSSCRRALAPGGLLVAEMRNGAYFLGRTDLLDTPAVNAFTWQGTAYRSTTTLTVDRTAQLLRRVRVWTSDDGTPPTEQRSAWRLLFPQELRHVLAAHGFEVLELHDGPGPRTEPPWQEGRLPGRSADADRLHVVARLVSAH; this is encoded by the coding sequence ATGACGCACGGCAACCTCCTCACCGACAACCCCGAGCTGTACGAGGCCCGTTTCCCCGACCCCGAGCGGCTGGCCGGGCGTTGGGCCGAGGACTGTCTGCGGCGCCACGGGGCCGGACCACGGGTCCTGGACATGGGCTGCGGCACCGGACGCGACGCCGCCCACCTGCACGGCGCGGGCCGTACGGTGACCGGCGCCGACCTCTCCGAGGCGATGCTCGCCCATGCCCGCGCCCGGCACCCCGGCCCGGCGTACGTGCGGGCCGATCTGCACGGCTTCGACCTGGGCCGGGCGGCCTTCGACGCGGTCGTCTGCCTGGACAGCTCACTCCTCTACTGCCACACCGACACCGAGCTCGACGGCTTCCTCTCCTCCTGCCGCCGGGCGCTCGCACCCGGCGGGCTGCTGGTCGCGGAGATGCGCAACGGCGCCTACTTCCTGGGGCGCACGGACCTGCTCGACACTCCGGCCGTCAACGCCTTCACCTGGCAGGGCACCGCCTACCGGTCCACCACCACCCTCACCGTGGACCGCACCGCCCAACTGCTGCGCCGTGTCCGCGTCTGGACCTCGGACGACGGGACGCCACCCACCGAACAGCGTTCCGCCTGGCGGCTGTTGTTCCCGCAGGAGCTGCGCCACGTCCTGGCCGCACACGGTTTCGAGGTGCTCGAACTGCACGACGGGCCGGGCCCGCGCACCGAACCGCCCTGGCAGGAGGGGCGGTTGCCCGGCCGCTCGGCGGACGCGGACCGGCTGCACGTCGTCGCGCGACTCGTCTCCGCCCACTGA